A DNA window from Vigna angularis cultivar LongXiaoDou No.4 chromosome 1, ASM1680809v1, whole genome shotgun sequence contains the following coding sequences:
- the LOC108333011 gene encoding uncharacterized protein LOC108333011 produces the protein MNQQNHGLGTPLNVPVKRKRGRPRKEGSAVQGENVAVIPDSDNVLYSSQTTGTTNDCDDEMVGKLVSGVIEGTFNAGYLLNVKVANTDAVLRGLVFVPGHFSPVSVENDVAPHVKMIKRKEIHIPVVNPHAEIHGSSVPSSVQFNKQPFEPELRVPVSEELVPPTDIHSTISEVPENQSASTLIAISISSGGIPQGTSEPRHVNQSTSIMSEFDHDKTIKQDETLHELDAYTQVKESDVDGGETKDSEAASELINLVPSIDNTNKEIGTGQQVVPCVHHLNEVVRGEPNISNIEFNLIPLCTEPEVLPSEQTSKIVNYFEEKQELPKTDVLEDTKAELAIETLSNVDSSNSSGRPNTDVNIPVVGSNHALVASEPESMPSEGIGKFVPSESKFSYEGHDLWGRSGPQNHSSFGDINTVDFNQPTEALANPMEYEKQIGSGT, from the coding sequence ATGAACCAACAGAATCATGGATTAGGTACTCCTTTAAATGTTCCAGTGAAACGAAAACGTGGTCGaccaagaaaagaaggaagtgCAGTTCAAGGGGAGAATGTAGCTGTAATTCCTGATTCTGACAATGTGTTGTACTCCAGCCAAACAACTGGTACAACTAATGATTGTGACGATGAAATGGTAGGGAAGTTAGTTAGTGGTGTCATTGAAGGAACTTTTAATGCTGGATATCTTCTTAATGTTAAGGTAGCAAACACTGATGCTGTTTTAAGAGGCCTAGTGTTTGTACCAGGTCACTTTTCACCTGTTTCTGTAGAAAACGACGTGGCTCCACATGTCAAAATGATCAAAAGGAAAGAGATTCATATTCCAGTTGTTAACCCACATGCAGAGATACATGGCTCTTCTGTTCCCTCATCAGTACAATTCAACAAACAACCTTTTGAGCCAGAATTACGGGTACCTGTGTCTGAAGAGCTAGTGCCACCAACTGATATTCATTCTACCATCTCAGAAGTACCTGAGAATCAATCTGCCTCTACTTTGATAGCCATTTCAATTTCCAGTGGAGGAATTCCACAGGGGACATCTGAACCTAGACATGTGAATCAGTCCACCTCTATCATGTCAGAGTTTGATCATGACAAAACGATCAAACAAGATGAAACACTTCATGAACTTGATGCCTACACACAGGTAAAAGAATCTGATGTGGATGGTGGAGAAACAAAAGACTCAGAAGCAGCATCTGAACTCATCAACCTGGTTCCATCAATTGACAACACCAATAAGGAGATCGGAACTGGACAGCAGGTTGTTCCTTGTGTACATCATCTGAATGAGGTGGTTCGTGGAGAaccaaatatatcaaatattgaATTCAACCTGATCCCTCTATGTACTGAACCTGAAGTCTTGCCATCTGAACAAACTAGTAAAATTGTTAACTACTTCGAGGAGAAGCAGGAGTTGCCAAAAACTGATGTGCTAGAAGATACAAAGGCAGAGCTTGCAATTGAGACTTTAAGTAATGTTGACAGCTCAAATTCTAGTGGAAGACCGAATACTGATGTTAATATTCCTGTTGTGGGATCAAACCATGCACTTGTGGCCAGCGAACCTGAATCCATGCCATCTGAAGGGATTGGTAAATTTGTTCCTTCTGAGTCCAAATTTTCATATGAAGGACATGATCTGTGGGGGAGGAGTGGTCCCCAGAACCATAGCTCTTTTGGAGACATTAATACAGTGGATTTCAATCAACCTACTGAAGCTTTAGCTAATCCAATGGAATATGAGAAACAGATTGGATCAGGCACTTGA
- the LOC108341912 gene encoding uncharacterized protein LOC108341912 has protein sequence MGNCVKPASSMEWDGQDWSDLKSKKSSSSKEFGKGHHELSLGKGQKEKLMQTLRVSPDASGKVKIRISKKELAELFDKQQQQRASAEQVLLRLIKARNDDAGHRLWMPMLESIPEAT, from the coding sequence ATGGGAAACTGTGTAAAACCTGCATCGTCAATGGAGTGGGACGGCCAGGACTGGAGCGATTTGAAGTCGAAGAAGAGCAGCTCAAGCAAGGAATTTGGAAAAGGTCATCATGAGTTGAGTTTAGGAAAAGGGCAGAAGGAGAAGCTTATGCAAACGCTGAGAGTTTCTCCTGATGCGAGTGGGAAAGTGAAGATAAGGATATCAAAGAAGGAGTTGGCAGAACTTTTTGATAAACAACAACAGCAGAGAGCTTCTGCAGAACAAGTTCTGCTTCGCTTGATAAAAGCCAGAAATGATGATGCTGGTCACAGATTGTGGATGCCCATGCTAGAGAGTATTCCTGAGGCCACTTGA
- the LOC108330292 gene encoding uncharacterized protein LOC108330292, whose amino-acid sequence MGNCCKAASPMEWDGEDWSDLKPKKTSSRKVIDESGGDVLSLAKVQKLKLMESLRASPDENGKVKIMISKKELAKLLSGKQQQVKKKQAVRGSAEDVLLRLMKARDHESGQGLWMPALETIPESS is encoded by the coding sequence ATGGGAAACTGTTGCAAGGCGGCATCACCAATGGAGTGGGACGGAGAGGACTGGAGTGATTTGAAGCCGAAGAAGACGAGTTCGAGAAAAGTGATTGACGAAAGTGGTGGTGATGTGCTGAGTTTAGCGAAAGTGCAGAAATTGAAGCTTATGGAGTCGCTAAGAGCTTCTCCTGATGAGAATGGGAAGGTGAAGATAATGATTTCAAAGAAGGAGTTGGCAAAACTGTTGTCGGGGAAGCAACAACAGGTAAAAAAGAAGCAAGCAGTGAGAGGTTCTGCAGAAGATGTTCTCCTTCGCTTAATGAAGGCCAGAGATCATGAATCTGGTCAGGGATTGTGGATGCCTGCTCTAGAGACTATTCCTGAGTCTAGTTGA
- the LOC128195519 gene encoding uncharacterized protein LOC128195519 produces the protein MGNCCVAASSMEWDGEDWSDLKTKKVFDESHVNHGLGLGKVQKEKLMGAVRASPDGNGKVKMVISKKELAQLLGKPHQIGKKTNSAEAVLLSLIKARYQHSRHDLWRPVLETIPEVS, from the coding sequence ATGGGAAACTGTTGTGTGGCAGCGTCGTCAATGGAGTGGGACGGCGAGGACTGGAGTGATTTGAAGACGaagaaggtgtttgatgaatcaCATGTTAATCATGGATTGGGTTTGGGGAAAGTGCAGAAGGAGAAGCTTATGGGAGCGGTAAGAGCTTCTCCCGATGGCAATGGGAAGGTGAAGATGGTGATTTCAAAGAAAGAGCTGGCTCAACTGTTGGGGAAGCCACACCAGATTGGTAAGAAAACCAATTCTGCAGAAGCAGTTCTGCTCAGCTTAATAAAAGCAAGATATCAGCATTCTCGTCACGACTTGTGGAGACCCGTCTTAGAGACTATTCCTGAGGTTTCTTGA
- the LOC108336994 gene encoding uncharacterized protein LOC108336994, producing the protein MKFMNGEQHHIITFILQLNQTMNNTRKHPISSGHVPSATSPVNFRRSTPKIHLSARKLAARLWHFRFFHRSSSHKLQSSPPPRVKRIEEEATQGDSRKLLRDAKLNGASVVSVLLSELLRAQTCINNLKSERKSSKKKLEEEKFLWKRRELKKNEAVLEELKDKLARERRSKERMESLNSKLVHELAEAKLYAEQFMINYKEERRKREIIEEVCNGLAMQIGEDRAKLEGIREEMEEERKMFHMAEMWREESIQMKLLDAKLVLEDKYTQMIHLIAHLQSFLRSRGDELAAPESPNVELSCDFTKSNLVLDTLNEIKVKERVIGVEPCFLSTLTAPSSTVHIVSLDEDHRLNNNLHDVDQNVNGLGSEAECCENSQDGCCKHSDSSMAQQNSEDLTFGECEVRLATRSVKSRGFRQWELLGPRNFADSMNPHITRGMKGCIEWPRGMPKINSKIIPVEERVRKEKSQLHLRPCLKENKYTNRFE; encoded by the exons ATGAAATTTATGAATGGAGAGCAGCATCACATCATAACATTCATCCTCCAACTAAACCAAACAATGAACAACACTCGCAAACATCCCATTTCTTCCGGCCACGTCCCTTCCGCCACTTCTCCCGTCAATTTCCGCCGCTCCACCCCCAAAATTCATCTCTCCGCCAGGAAGCTCGCGGCGCGTTTATGGCACTTCCGCTTCTTCCACCGTTCCTCTTCTCACAAG CTTCAATCCTCTCCACCACCACGTGTCAAGCGCATAGAGGAAGAGGCCACACAAGGTGATAGCAGGAAGCTTCTCAGAGACGCTAAATTAAACGGTGCCTCTGTTGTCTCTGTTCTTCTCTCGGAGCTCCTTCGGGCTCAAACCTGCATTAACAACCTCAAATCAGAACGCAAATCCTCTAAGAAAAAGCTGGAGGAGGAAAAGTTCCTCTGGAAGCGTCGGGAACTGAAGAAGAACGAAGCAGTGTTGGAGGAGTTGAAGGATAAGTTAGCCAGGGAAAGGAGAAGTAAAGAGAGGATGGAATCACTTAACTCCAAATTGGTACATGAGTTGGCCGAAGCAAAACTATATGCCGAGCAATTTATGATTAACTACAAGGAggaaaggagaaaaagagaaataatagAGGAAGTGTGCAACGGATTGGCGATGCAAATAGGAGAAGACAGAGCTAAGCTGGAGGGGATTCGTGAGGAGAtggaagaagagaggaagatgTTTCATATGGCAGAGATGTGGAGAGAGGAGAGCATTCAAATGAAGCTACTCGATGCCAAACTTGTCCTGGAAGATAAGTATACCCAGATGATCCACTTGATTGCGCATCTGCAAAGTTTCTTGAGGTCAAGAGGTGATGAACTGGCTGCACCTGAATCACCCAATGTTGAACTTTCATGTGATTTCACAAAGTCAAATCTTGTTCTCGACACTTTGAATGAGATCAAAGTTAAAGAGAGGGTGATTGGAGTTGAGCCCTGCTTCCTTTCCACTCTTACCGCTCCCTCTTCCACCGTCCACATTGTAAGTCTTGATGAAGATCATCGCCTCAACAATAATCTTCACGATGTTGACCAAAACGTGAATGGATTAGGGAGTGAAGCAGAATGTTGTGAAAATTCACAGGATGGTTGTTGCAAACACTCTGACTCTTCTATGGCGCAACAAAACTCCGAAGATCTTACTTTTGGTGAGTGTGAAGTCAGACTTGCAACACGTTCTGTTAAGAGCCGTGGGTTCAGACAATGGGAATTATTGGGACCACGAAATTTTGCAGACTCGATGAATCCACACATCACTCGTGGGATGAAAGGGTGCATAGAATGGCCACGAGGCATGCCCAAAATCAATTCCAAGATAATTCCTGTGGAAGAAAGAGTGCGAAAAGAGAAATCTCAGTTGCACTTAAGACCTTGTTTGAAAGAGAACAAGTATACAAACAGATTTGAGTAA
- the LOC108335688 gene encoding uncharacterized protein LOC108335688, with translation MAKGRKFPATARSERFFGTIYSPQGSAAVEPSEFREEDVWSTPEDREGDVNASPGQWEPREWPRRRNSREQQGHRHVGGLSLAFEDPNGSSGGGGGATRIVHHQYRAQHDTVSSSPRGRHHQMATSAPVNVPDWSKILRVDSVELMHEMDDAFDDNDPEMVPPHEYLARSRQMASNSVFEGVGRTLKGRDMRRVREAVWSQTGFDG, from the coding sequence ATGGCCAAGGGTCGAAAATTCCCCGCCACGGCCCGAAGCGAGCGCTTCTTCGGAACAATCTACTCACCCCAGGGCTCCGCCGCCGTCGAACCCTCCGAGTTCCGGGAAGAGGACGTGTGGTCCACGCCGGAAGACCGCGAAGGAGACGTCAATGCCTCGCCTGGCCAGTGGGAGCCACGCGAGTGGCCGCGGCGTCGGAACAGCAGGGAACAGCAGGGGCACCGTCACGTGGGGGGTTTGTCGTTGGCATTCGAGGATCCGAATGGGTcaagtggtggtggtggtggcgcCACGAGAATCGTGCACCACCAGTACCGCGCGCAGCACGACACCGTGTCGTCGTCGCCACGTGGTCGCCATCACCAAATGGCCACGTCAGCTCCCGTGAACGTGCCTGACTGGAGCAAGATCCTCCGCGTCGACTCGGTCGAGTTGATGCACGAGATGGACGACGCCTTCGACGATAACGACCCCGAGATGGTTCCGCCACACGAGTATCTGGCGCGCAGCCGCCAGATGGCGTCGAACTCGGTATTCGAGGGCGTGGGGCGCACGTTAAAGGGCCGCGACATGAGACGAGTTCGCGAAGCCGTTTGGAGCCAGACCGGGTTCGACGGCTGA